The Calliphora vicina chromosome 3, idCalVici1.1, whole genome shotgun sequence genome contains a region encoding:
- the LOC135955396 gene encoding uncharacterized protein LOC135955396, with product MDSKSKTTFNYILFLYREELRRTESRFIRLTKTKISLTDKLISKSVRKLEKCSIEDLKAINSEIEFKKQLKNDIKRSRELEKLGLKNVNPNKLPSTDL from the coding sequence ATGGATTCTAAATCAAAAACCACCTTCAATTACATTTTGTTCCTCTACCGTGAAGAATTACGCCGCACTGAATCTCGTTTCATACGTTTgactaaaaccaaaatttctcTTACCGATAAATTAATTTCCAAAAGCGTGCGTAAGTTGGAAAAATGTTCAATCGAAGATTTGAAAGCAATCAACAGTGAAATTGAGTTCAAAAAGCAATTGAAAAATGACATCAAACGTAGCAGGGAATTGGAGAAGCTGGGCTTGAAAAATGTCAATCCAAATAAACTACCATCAACGGATCTGTGA